Proteins encoded in a region of the Poecilia reticulata strain Guanapo linkage group LG14, Guppy_female_1.0+MT, whole genome shotgun sequence genome:
- the ggnbp2 gene encoding gametogenetin-binding protein 2 isoform X1 codes for MARLVAVCREGEEDYPFLARQIPLYIDDTLTMVMEFPDSFMDAEGTDLTLAHWKQFSEYYSKLKQQDLNIAFMVSSREVYSALSQLVPCVGCRRSVERLFSHSVETGNPALEPLTVKPKGMLTVTKACLADMKKLYTLFYIHGSKLNDMIDAIPKSKKNKRCQLHSLDTHKPKPLGGSWMDVWELMSQECRDEVVLIDSACLLETLETYLRKHRFCTDCKNKVIRAYNILVGEVDSSEEKGYCAALYEGLCCCPHERHIHVCCETDFIAHLLGRAEPEFSGGYERRERHAKTIDIAQEEVLTCLGIHLYERLHRIWQKLRAEEQTWQILFHLGIDALRKSFEMAVEKMQGISRLEQFVEELSEEERAKELKLEKKRQKRKNRRKNKCGFDLSEQEAENKEKILDEGSLDSVEGSCKACGSHDEEEEEAGCEETVTTSRNASCNCSDNTKQNLSHNSNGSDCGYSSSMEGSEMGSREGSDVACSEGMCNHEAVCSYLPSEGDYPNVHHCVEDKEEDGTDSCVDCWPHSEENSQCKSKKKKKKGKSCNDQEPKTEGCTSDGNTTGHNLTSASTCRTKDIFSSLCGDKLANIALRSPCAVHQSNLSLHMRPTKANLSLVELLDDSEVTSDEESGLTQDEIQAFLEQNQSFYSNRHQYRQLLKEKFTNYCRATERSKRVCGKWFATTSVK; via the exons ATGGCACGCCTGGTAGCAGTTTGCAGGGAAGGCGAGGAGGATTACCCATTTTTGGCGAGACAGATTCCCCTGTATATTGATGACACACTCACG atggtgatggaGTTTCCTGACAGTTTCATGGACGCTGAAGGCACTGACTTAACCCTTGCTCATTGGAAGCAATTTTCTGAG tATTATTCCAAGTTGAAGCAGCAGGACCTGAATATCGCCTTTATGGTGTCGTCCAGAGAGGTGTACAGCGCGCTATCCCAGCTGGTGCCGTGCGTGGGCTGCAGACGAAGCGTGGAGCGCCTCTTTTCTCACTCAGTGGAGACGGGGAACCCAGCGCTGGAGCCCCTCACAGTGAAACCCAAGGGCATGCTCACTGTCACCAAGGCTTGTTTGGCAGACATGAAGAAGCTTTATACACTGTTCTACATCCACGG ttcAAAGTTAAATGACATGATTGACGCCAttccaaaaagtaaaaagaataaGCGCTGCCAGTTGCACTCCTTAGACACTCACAAACCTAAACCCCTGGG GGGAAGTTGGATGGACGTGTGGGAGCTGATGTCTCAAGAATGCAGGGACGAGGTGGTCCTCATCGACAGTGCCTGTCTGCTTGAGACGCTGGAGACGTACTTGCGGAAACACAG GTTTTGCACAGACTGTAAGAATAAAGTGATCAGAGCATACAACATCCTGGTTGGAGAGGTGGACTCCAGCGAGGAGAAGGGATACTGCGCCGCTCTGTACGAGGGTCTCTGTTGTTGCCCCCATGAGCGGCACATCCACGTGTGCTGTGAAACGGACTTCATCGCTCATTTACTCGGCAGGGCAGAGCCTGAGTTTTCGGGAGGTTACGA GCGCAGAGAGAGACACGCGAAAACGATTGATATTGCACAAGAGGAAGTTCTGACCTGTCTGGGCATTCATCTCTACGAGCGGCTGCACAGGATCTGGCAGAAACTACGAGCTGAGGAACAGACGTGGCAGATCTTGTTCCATCTGGGTATCGACGCACTACGGAAAAGCTTTGAG ATGGCAGTGGAGAAGATGCAGGGCATCAGTCGGCTCGAGCAGTTTGTGGAGGAACTGTCGGAGGAGGAGAGAGCCAAAGAACTGAAACTGGAGAAGAAGAGACAGAAACGGAAAAACCGACGCAAAAACAAGTGTGGTTTTGATTTGTCTGAGCAGGAGGCAGAGAACAAGGAGAAAATCCTGGATGAG GGTTCCTTAGATTCAGTTGAGGGCAGCTGTAAGGCCTGTGGTAGCCacgatgaggaagaggaagaggctgGGTGTGAAGAGACAGTGACCACCAGCAGAAACGCCTCCTGTAACTGCTCAGACAACACCAAGCAAA ATTTGTCCCACAACAGTAATGGCAGCGACTGCGGCTATTCATCAAGTATGGAGGGCAGCGAGATGGGATCGCGAGAAGGCTCCGACGTCGCCTGCTCTGAGGGAATGTGCAACCACGAAGCAG TCTGCTCTTACTTGCCCTCTGAAGGGGATTACCCAAACGTCCACCACTGTGTCGAAGACAAAGAGGAGGACGGGACAGACAGCTGTGTGGACTGCTGGCCGCACTCTGAGGAAAACAGTCAGTGCAAgagtaaaaagaagaagaaaaagggcAAGAGCTGCAACGATCAG GAGCCAAAAACCGAAGGTTGTACGTCGGACGGGAACACCACAGGGCACAATCTGACGTCAGCAAGCACTTGTCGAaccaaagacattttttcctcctTATGTGGCGATAAGCTCGCTAACATTGCACTACGGTCGCCATGCGCAGTCCATCAAAGCAACCTCAGCCTTCACATGAGGCCTACAAAGGCAAATTTAAGCTTGGTGGAACTCCTG GACGATTCCGAGGTAACGTCCGATGAAGAGAGCGGTCTGACGCAGGACGAAATCCAGGCATTTCTAGAACAGAACCAGTCCTTCTACAGCAACCGCCACCAGTACCGACAGCTCCTCAAGGAGAAATTCACCAACTACTGCCGTGCCACCGAGCGGAGCAAGCGAGTCTGTGGAAAGTGGTTCGCCACGACCAGCGTCAAGTAA
- the ggnbp2 gene encoding gametogenetin-binding protein 2 isoform X2: MARLVAVCREGEEDYPFLARQIPLYIDDTLTMVMEFPDSFMDAEGTDLTLAHWKQFSEYYSKLKQQDLNIAFMVSSREVYSALSQLVPCVGCRRSVERLFSHSVETGNPALEPLTVKPKGMLTVTKACLADMKKLYTLFYIHGSKLNDMIDAIPKSKKNKRCQLHSLDTHKPKPLGGSWMDVWELMSQECRDEVVLIDSACLLETLETYLRKHRFCTDCKNKVIRAYNILVGEVDSSEEKGYCAALYEGLCCCPHERHIHVCCETDFIAHLLGRAEPEFSGGYERRERHAKTIDIAQEEVLTCLGIHLYERLHRIWQKLRAEEQTWQILFHLGIDALRKSFEMAVEKMQGISRLEQFVEELSEEERAKELKLEKKRQKRKNRRKNKCGFDLSEQEAENKEKILDEGSLDSVEGSCKACGSHDEEEEEAGCEETVTTSRNASCNCSDNTKQNLSHNSNGSDCGYSSSMEGSEMGSREGSDVACSEGMCNHEAGPGDYPNVHHCVEDKEEDGTDSCVDCWPHSEENSQCKSKKKKKKGKSCNDQEPKTEGCTSDGNTTGHNLTSASTCRTKDIFSSLCGDKLANIALRSPCAVHQSNLSLHMRPTKANLSLVELLDDSEVTSDEESGLTQDEIQAFLEQNQSFYSNRHQYRQLLKEKFTNYCRATERSKRVCGKWFATTSVK; the protein is encoded by the exons ATGGCACGCCTGGTAGCAGTTTGCAGGGAAGGCGAGGAGGATTACCCATTTTTGGCGAGACAGATTCCCCTGTATATTGATGACACACTCACG atggtgatggaGTTTCCTGACAGTTTCATGGACGCTGAAGGCACTGACTTAACCCTTGCTCATTGGAAGCAATTTTCTGAG tATTATTCCAAGTTGAAGCAGCAGGACCTGAATATCGCCTTTATGGTGTCGTCCAGAGAGGTGTACAGCGCGCTATCCCAGCTGGTGCCGTGCGTGGGCTGCAGACGAAGCGTGGAGCGCCTCTTTTCTCACTCAGTGGAGACGGGGAACCCAGCGCTGGAGCCCCTCACAGTGAAACCCAAGGGCATGCTCACTGTCACCAAGGCTTGTTTGGCAGACATGAAGAAGCTTTATACACTGTTCTACATCCACGG ttcAAAGTTAAATGACATGATTGACGCCAttccaaaaagtaaaaagaataaGCGCTGCCAGTTGCACTCCTTAGACACTCACAAACCTAAACCCCTGGG GGGAAGTTGGATGGACGTGTGGGAGCTGATGTCTCAAGAATGCAGGGACGAGGTGGTCCTCATCGACAGTGCCTGTCTGCTTGAGACGCTGGAGACGTACTTGCGGAAACACAG GTTTTGCACAGACTGTAAGAATAAAGTGATCAGAGCATACAACATCCTGGTTGGAGAGGTGGACTCCAGCGAGGAGAAGGGATACTGCGCCGCTCTGTACGAGGGTCTCTGTTGTTGCCCCCATGAGCGGCACATCCACGTGTGCTGTGAAACGGACTTCATCGCTCATTTACTCGGCAGGGCAGAGCCTGAGTTTTCGGGAGGTTACGA GCGCAGAGAGAGACACGCGAAAACGATTGATATTGCACAAGAGGAAGTTCTGACCTGTCTGGGCATTCATCTCTACGAGCGGCTGCACAGGATCTGGCAGAAACTACGAGCTGAGGAACAGACGTGGCAGATCTTGTTCCATCTGGGTATCGACGCACTACGGAAAAGCTTTGAG ATGGCAGTGGAGAAGATGCAGGGCATCAGTCGGCTCGAGCAGTTTGTGGAGGAACTGTCGGAGGAGGAGAGAGCCAAAGAACTGAAACTGGAGAAGAAGAGACAGAAACGGAAAAACCGACGCAAAAACAAGTGTGGTTTTGATTTGTCTGAGCAGGAGGCAGAGAACAAGGAGAAAATCCTGGATGAG GGTTCCTTAGATTCAGTTGAGGGCAGCTGTAAGGCCTGTGGTAGCCacgatgaggaagaggaagaggctgGGTGTGAAGAGACAGTGACCACCAGCAGAAACGCCTCCTGTAACTGCTCAGACAACACCAAGCAAA ATTTGTCCCACAACAGTAATGGCAGCGACTGCGGCTATTCATCAAGTATGGAGGGCAGCGAGATGGGATCGCGAGAAGGCTCCGACGTCGCCTGCTCTGAGGGAATGTGCAACCACGAAGCAGGTCCAg GGGATTACCCAAACGTCCACCACTGTGTCGAAGACAAAGAGGAGGACGGGACAGACAGCTGTGTGGACTGCTGGCCGCACTCTGAGGAAAACAGTCAGTGCAAgagtaaaaagaagaagaaaaagggcAAGAGCTGCAACGATCAG GAGCCAAAAACCGAAGGTTGTACGTCGGACGGGAACACCACAGGGCACAATCTGACGTCAGCAAGCACTTGTCGAaccaaagacattttttcctcctTATGTGGCGATAAGCTCGCTAACATTGCACTACGGTCGCCATGCGCAGTCCATCAAAGCAACCTCAGCCTTCACATGAGGCCTACAAAGGCAAATTTAAGCTTGGTGGAACTCCTG GACGATTCCGAGGTAACGTCCGATGAAGAGAGCGGTCTGACGCAGGACGAAATCCAGGCATTTCTAGAACAGAACCAGTCCTTCTACAGCAACCGCCACCAGTACCGACAGCTCCTCAAGGAGAAATTCACCAACTACTGCCGTGCCACCGAGCGGAGCAAGCGAGTCTGTGGAAAGTGGTTCGCCACGACCAGCGTCAAGTAA
- the ggnbp2 gene encoding gametogenetin-binding protein 2 isoform X3, with protein sequence MARLVAVCREGEEDYPFLARQIPLYIDDTLTMVMEFPDSFMDAEGTDLTLAHWKQFSEYYSKLKQQDLNIAFMVSSREVYSALSQLVPCVGCRRSVERLFSHSVETGNPALEPLTVKPKGMLTVTKACLADMKKLYTLFYIHGSKLNDMIDAIPKSKKNKRCQLHSLDTHKPKPLGGSWMDVWELMSQECRDEVVLIDSACLLETLETYLRKHRFCTDCKNKVIRAYNILVGEVDSSEEKGYCAALYEGLCCCPHERHIHVCCETDFIAHLLGRAEPEFSGGYERRERHAKTIDIAQEEVLTCLGIHLYERLHRIWQKLRAEEQTWQILFHLGIDALRKSFEMAVEKMQGISRLEQFVEELSEEERAKELKLEKKRQKRKNRRKNKCGFDLSEQEAENKEKILDEGSLDSVEGSCKACGSHDEEEEEAGCEETVTTSRNASCNCSDNTKQNLSHNSNGSDCGYSSSMEGSEMGSREGSDVACSEGMCNHEAGDYPNVHHCVEDKEEDGTDSCVDCWPHSEENSQCKSKKKKKKGKSCNDQEPKTEGCTSDGNTTGHNLTSASTCRTKDIFSSLCGDKLANIALRSPCAVHQSNLSLHMRPTKANLSLVELLDDSEVTSDEESGLTQDEIQAFLEQNQSFYSNRHQYRQLLKEKFTNYCRATERSKRVCGKWFATTSVK encoded by the exons ATGGCACGCCTGGTAGCAGTTTGCAGGGAAGGCGAGGAGGATTACCCATTTTTGGCGAGACAGATTCCCCTGTATATTGATGACACACTCACG atggtgatggaGTTTCCTGACAGTTTCATGGACGCTGAAGGCACTGACTTAACCCTTGCTCATTGGAAGCAATTTTCTGAG tATTATTCCAAGTTGAAGCAGCAGGACCTGAATATCGCCTTTATGGTGTCGTCCAGAGAGGTGTACAGCGCGCTATCCCAGCTGGTGCCGTGCGTGGGCTGCAGACGAAGCGTGGAGCGCCTCTTTTCTCACTCAGTGGAGACGGGGAACCCAGCGCTGGAGCCCCTCACAGTGAAACCCAAGGGCATGCTCACTGTCACCAAGGCTTGTTTGGCAGACATGAAGAAGCTTTATACACTGTTCTACATCCACGG ttcAAAGTTAAATGACATGATTGACGCCAttccaaaaagtaaaaagaataaGCGCTGCCAGTTGCACTCCTTAGACACTCACAAACCTAAACCCCTGGG GGGAAGTTGGATGGACGTGTGGGAGCTGATGTCTCAAGAATGCAGGGACGAGGTGGTCCTCATCGACAGTGCCTGTCTGCTTGAGACGCTGGAGACGTACTTGCGGAAACACAG GTTTTGCACAGACTGTAAGAATAAAGTGATCAGAGCATACAACATCCTGGTTGGAGAGGTGGACTCCAGCGAGGAGAAGGGATACTGCGCCGCTCTGTACGAGGGTCTCTGTTGTTGCCCCCATGAGCGGCACATCCACGTGTGCTGTGAAACGGACTTCATCGCTCATTTACTCGGCAGGGCAGAGCCTGAGTTTTCGGGAGGTTACGA GCGCAGAGAGAGACACGCGAAAACGATTGATATTGCACAAGAGGAAGTTCTGACCTGTCTGGGCATTCATCTCTACGAGCGGCTGCACAGGATCTGGCAGAAACTACGAGCTGAGGAACAGACGTGGCAGATCTTGTTCCATCTGGGTATCGACGCACTACGGAAAAGCTTTGAG ATGGCAGTGGAGAAGATGCAGGGCATCAGTCGGCTCGAGCAGTTTGTGGAGGAACTGTCGGAGGAGGAGAGAGCCAAAGAACTGAAACTGGAGAAGAAGAGACAGAAACGGAAAAACCGACGCAAAAACAAGTGTGGTTTTGATTTGTCTGAGCAGGAGGCAGAGAACAAGGAGAAAATCCTGGATGAG GGTTCCTTAGATTCAGTTGAGGGCAGCTGTAAGGCCTGTGGTAGCCacgatgaggaagaggaagaggctgGGTGTGAAGAGACAGTGACCACCAGCAGAAACGCCTCCTGTAACTGCTCAGACAACACCAAGCAAA ATTTGTCCCACAACAGTAATGGCAGCGACTGCGGCTATTCATCAAGTATGGAGGGCAGCGAGATGGGATCGCGAGAAGGCTCCGACGTCGCCTGCTCTGAGGGAATGTGCAACCACGAAGCAG GGGATTACCCAAACGTCCACCACTGTGTCGAAGACAAAGAGGAGGACGGGACAGACAGCTGTGTGGACTGCTGGCCGCACTCTGAGGAAAACAGTCAGTGCAAgagtaaaaagaagaagaaaaagggcAAGAGCTGCAACGATCAG GAGCCAAAAACCGAAGGTTGTACGTCGGACGGGAACACCACAGGGCACAATCTGACGTCAGCAAGCACTTGTCGAaccaaagacattttttcctcctTATGTGGCGATAAGCTCGCTAACATTGCACTACGGTCGCCATGCGCAGTCCATCAAAGCAACCTCAGCCTTCACATGAGGCCTACAAAGGCAAATTTAAGCTTGGTGGAACTCCTG GACGATTCCGAGGTAACGTCCGATGAAGAGAGCGGTCTGACGCAGGACGAAATCCAGGCATTTCTAGAACAGAACCAGTCCTTCTACAGCAACCGCCACCAGTACCGACAGCTCCTCAAGGAGAAATTCACCAACTACTGCCGTGCCACCGAGCGGAGCAAGCGAGTCTGTGGAAAGTGGTTCGCCACGACCAGCGTCAAGTAA